The Bacteroidia bacterium genome includes the window TTAATGCAATAAGAAACAAAATTGTCCTTAGGATATTTGCATGTGTAAGAAATGAAAAAAAGTACGAAAAAAATTTTCAGTACAATGTAAATTGAACATAGAAATCCGAAAGCGTGACCCGAACGCCAACTCCAAATGTTGGGGATTTGCATGGAATTGGGTAGGCGGAAGGGGGCCCGCCAAACCTTTTTAATAAGAAATTGTGGTAAAAACTATGCCACCATAAGGCAGAAATTTGCCCGTTTCGAAGCAGATAAGGAGTTGAGAATGGTTTAACTGAATTAAATCGCTGTAGGCCGCCTTGCCATGGAACACCGGAATGCGTTTGTACCAGGTTTGACCATTATCGCGGCTAAAGGAAAGGGTTAGGTTTTTGCGCTTCGACCGGTGATAAGGGTTAGAAAATACCATTTGATGATCGGTTAAGCTCAACACCGAGCCTTGGCAAATCGGCTCAACCAATACCGAATCGAAAGCTCCGTTGGTCCAATGCGAACCACCATCTTTACTATAACAAACTTTACGGTTGGGGAGGCGACGGTCTGAGTTACGCATATTGAGATAAAGCTCACCATTGCTGCATTCGGCCAGGGTACATTCATCGGTTTTTTGATCCGGCACATTTTCGCTACGACTCCAGGTTTTGCCTTGGTCGTCGGAAAAAATGGCGTGGCTTTGATGGATAGATGAACCACGAACCGTATGGTTGCAAGGCACAACCAAGCGTCCGGCCCAAACAGAACGCTGTAATTGAATACCGTGGACGGGACCGGTGGCATACCATTCCCAATTAGAAGGTTTAACCATAGCGGTGATGTTTCGGGGCTGATTCCACGAGTTTCCAAAATCGGTAGAAGAAAGCACAAAAACGCTGTCGTTGTCAAGGGTAGCAATTAGAAACAGGGTTTGAGTTTGGGCTTCGAAAACGGGAACCGGATTGCCGCAGGTATGATTTTGCTGGTCCCAAACGACATGCAATTTCGACCAGGTTTTACCTGAATCGGAGGAGGATTTCATGACCAAATCGATGTTTCCGTGGTCCATAAGGCTTTGTCGGCCTTCGCAAAAGGCCAGTATTATGCCGTTGGGTAACGAGAGCATTGTTGGAATTCGAAACATGGGATAGCCATCCCTGTGGTTTTTAAAAAGCCAATTTATTTTGGATTGGGCTAAGGAGGAGCCGGGATGTACAATGGACAAGGCTAAAATCCAAGTCCATACTGTTAGTTGGCATTTTAGTATGTTAGATGGTCGGGTTTTCATGGCTGTTTTTCCAAAAGAAGTTTGAAACGTAGGTTATCTTGAGGGAAAAATAGAAAATAAAGGCCATTTTCGAGTCCGGTAAGGTTGAGTACAGATGAAGAAACGGTTGTTTGCATGGCAGAAGAACCTTGCAGGGAATAAATTTGAACCGGAGTTTCGGGATGGTTTAGTAGCTGTTTAGGAAGATGAAGCCAACCGGAGCAAGGATTAGGAAAGGGTAGGGCAGAAGAGCCTGTTTCGGGTAATGAAGTAAAGGGTGGAGGAGGAAGATCGGGGCAATTGGCTTGGGCGGAAGGGTAGATGGGGACTGAGTCGATAAGGGCGCAACCCAGGTCATACATAGGACTTTCCAGATTGAGTGGAATAAGGCTAAGGAAGGAAGCCGAGCTGCCAAGGCCGTCGATAAAATACAGTTCGGTTAAGTAGGGATTTTGAGGGGTGTGAAAAATGAATTTGCGGTGAGGAAAATTATTGGAATCCCACAAGGTATCGATGTTCGTAAGCAGCAGGTGGTAGGAGAGGTTGCTGAAAAGAATGGACCAGGAAGCAGGAATGGTATCTCCGACTGATAGCGCATTCACATCGAAGAAAAGGGATTCGTTTTGGGTTTCTTTTTTGAAGATTTTACCGGATTGTTCGGCACGGAAATACCCGAGCAATCCGGAACTTCGCAGGGTGTCTATAGTTCCGTTTCCTTGCAAATTAATGATGTAATTGACGAAGTAAATAGGTGAGTAGGATTTGCCATCGAGGGTGATGTTGGTAGAAGGACCATGGAAATACACATGTTCTTCGCCTATGCTATTTTGGCTGGTGAAAGCGTAGTTCCAAAAGACTGATTCAGCATCGAGGGGAAGAGGTAGAAATTGGCCAAGGGAGCTTAGGGGGAGAAGAAGCAGGAAAAACAGGCTAAACCTAGGATGAGTCATGAAAGGAGTGAGGTATAAGGCAAGATTCGTGTGCAAAAGAAGTTAAAAATAGAGTAGGGAAGGAAACTAGGATTGGAATTTGTGGAGGGATGTTGAGGGAACAAGGGTAGGGGGGCGGGAATGGTGGAAAAGGAAAGTTCGGGCCTGGGTGAAGAATAGCCGTTTAGGGTATTGTTTAGGATGATTCTAAATAATTGTTTTGAATTCGAATGTTTAGAGAAGAAGAATTTGCAATTGGAAACCGATTCCGGAGACTGATTCTTAGGTACTTGGTATAAGTCTTAATCCTGATCCAACTATGTATTGGAAAACGGATTACAGGTATTTCAATCAGAAAACATTAGAGGAGTTGGGAGTGCAACCTGTTTATGGAAGGTAACGAAAGGAATTAACCCAAATGGTATTAGAAATGCACAAACGAATTAAGGGTTGTATTTCAATTTCTTATGAAAATTGAGAACATGCTATAATTCGGGGTACCTCCAATTAAATCAAGTAGTTCAGATTTTCAATCTTCCTATTGATTAAATTGGGTTAATTGGAAAAATACTAGCGTTTATTGCTTTGATTGCCATAGCCTTGTTACCATTTTCCGGGATTTTGATTTGGTGGTGCCAAAGAAGTAAAGTAGAATCTGAGGAATAACAAAAAAAAACCGGAACAATTTCTTGTCCCGGTTGATTGCATGTAGATTTTTTTTAATTTATATCTACATTAGTTTCGGTAAGATTTCCAGTTTCCCCTCTGTTAGTTTCTCAGCCGAAACATATCTTTAATAATACTGATGGTTTGGGTGGGAGTGGGAATTTTATTTTCCCCTGTGCCTTGTAAACTTATCACCAAAATTCACTAAAGCTAAAATTCCCTTAACCGCCTTTCTAACAATTGGCCCACCCAAATTTCATCAGTGTTTTCCTAGGTTGTCTTGTTTTATTAAATCGAATTTGCAGATATCAAGTCTTTCCTGTACACAACGCAGGGCATCAGATTTTTTTATGTTGTAATCCAATGACATTTTATGAACGATTTGATTAGAGCACTTGGCATATTCCATTTGAAATTCTAAATCGCTAAGTTGCTCGTGTTTTTTTCTGTAAATTGGCCAAACTTCATAAAAGCATTTGTAATAGGCGTTTTTGATGTTTTCTTGCTCTTCGGTTTCCTTTTTTTTAATTTGAGTTAATATTTTGTTGAGGTCTTGACTTAGGCTATGGTTTTCTTCACTTATCCTATGCAGTTTAAAAAAAAGCACAAATAGGGTAGTGGTGGAGAGTAACCCAATAAACAATTCAGTAATAAAACAATTAATGTGATTAATGTTTGAAATCAGGATGAATGCAAATGTTGAATCCATTGTTCCTAATCTTATTTCTGAAAAATTTATTTTAATAACCGATTTTAGACAGTACAAAGGAAAGACCCGGTTATATGAAGGGTATTTGAATGATATTAGAATATAATTAGAATTGCGCTTTGGAAAAAATTTTCTGATCTTTTGAAACCAGAAACAAGGTTTCCTTTGGATTTCCCAAGCTTTTTAAGATTTTCTGCAAAACAAATTTTTTAATCGTTTTACAGTTGAAACCTGGTTTCCACCCTTTAAAATAAGGTTTTCAATGAACTTTTGGTCCGCTGGTATTCCTGATTTCCAATTGATTTTTTTAGGACAGAAAAGTCCTTTTAGTTGCTCTATTTGCCAATAGAAAGAAAAAGAATGTAAGAATAACCGAACTTACAGGTGGGGTATAGAAAGTTCAACCTTAGTTCCTTCTCCTAACTTAGAATGCACAACAATTTTGCCTTTATGGATTTCCATAATTTTTTTTGTGAGAGGTAATCCAATTCCATGTCCACTTTTATTTTTTACATTTCTAGATCTGAAAAAGGGTAGGTAAAGATGTTTTAAATCTTCTTCTGAAATTCCCATTCCATTATCAGTAATGGTCATTAAAATTAGTCGGGATGAAAAGGAAATATCTAAGTGAGCTGTATTGTTTTCTGAGTATTTGCAGGCGTTTTCCAATACGTTTAATATTGCAGATTTTAATAAGTGTTCATTTCCTAGAGCCATCAGCCAGTTTTCTTCAGGAAATTCTGCGAAGTGAAGAATGACAGAATAATTGGGGTTTCGTTTCAAAAGTTCGGCACGGGCATAACCAACCAATTCATCTAGCCTTAAATGGTGGAATTCAATTTCTGTTAGATCCAGGTTTGCCTGAGCCAAGTCTAATAAACCATTAGATAGTTTGTTAAGTTGTTTAATTTCTTGTAGAAGCGAATTTAATATGGTTTTCCCTTCATCATTGATTTTAGGGCTCATCAAATTTACCTCAATTTGTCCGGTTAATGCAGTTAGCGGGGTTCGAAGTTCATGGGAGGCATGGGAAACAAAACTTCGTTGTACTTCGAATGCGGCATCAAGCCTTTCGAGCATTTTGTTGAACTTAATGGCTAATTGGGCAATTTCATCTTTGGTGTTTCCTTCATTGACTCTTAAATTTAAGTTGGAAGCGGTGATGGCATCAATTTGGGTAACTATATTTGAAATAGGTTGCAAGGTTTGTCTGGAAAAGAAAAGTCCAACCAAAATAATTAAAAGAATGGAAAAAAATACACCCAGAACCAGGATTGTTCGGAGGTAGTATAATTTAGAATAACCAAATCGGTCAACGGCAGAGGCCACTGCAATAAACTGATTGTATTTACCTTGAAAGGTAAAACCAACCATTTCTTTGTCTGGAAATTCAAGGTACAATTCCTCTTTTTCAACAATTCGATCGAGAATTGAACCTGGAACAAAATCACTTTCATTTTCTAAACTGCAATAAACCAGGTTTTTATTCAAGTCATAAATGAATACTCGCTCCTTAGGCATTGGATTTACAGCGTTTTTATCCAAAATTTGGAGTAATTCACTTGAAATCTCATCTACATCGGAAAGTAATTTCACCGAATTTAAGGCCTTATCCTTTAAACGGCCTCTGAATTCCTCCCTTCTGAAATTACCAAGAAGCGTATAAATAATGATAGAAAAAATGATGAGAATTATGGAAACAATAATCGAAAACTGTAGGGTGATTCGGGTTCTTATTCTCATAGTTTTTCCTTTAAAACATAGCCCATACCAACCTGAGTATGAATTAGTTTTGGTTCAAAATCTTTGTCAATTTTTTTTCTTAAATAGAAAATATACAAATCGATTATATTGGTACCTGTATCAAAGGAAATGTCCCAGATTTTTTCTGCAATATCTGAACGGGAAAGCACAATTCCTTTATTACGCATTAAATATTCCAACAACATAAATTCCTTGTGGGTTAGTTCAATCAATTTTCCATTTCGTTTTACCTCTTTGGTTCGGTTATCTAATTCTAAGTCGGCAATTCGTAAAATGGATTCCTGAAATGAATTGGAAGATGAGCGTTTAATCAAGGCTTTAACCCGGGCAAGTAACTCATCGAATTCAAATGGTTTTACTAAATAATCGTCGGCTCCGTAGTCGAAACCTAAAATCTTATCCTTAGTGGTACCAAGTGCAGTAAGCATTAAAATGGGGGTTTTTATTCCTTCTGATCGGATTCTTTTGCAAACTTCAAAACCATTTATAACCGGAAGGTTGATGTCTAAAATGATCAAATCAAAGGTTTCTGTTTCAGCCAAACGTAAACCAATTTGTCCGTCAAAAGCTATGCTTGTATTAAAACTATGAACTTCCAGTCCTTTAGCAATAAAATCAGCTACCTTTTGTTCGTCTTCAACTATTAATACTTTCATTGGTTCAAAAGTAAATAATCCTCTTCGAAAAACAGGGTTAAATTATATAATCAATAAACAATACCAAACATTAAAATCAACTTGTAATCCAAAATATCTGGAATTTGGAAGTAGGTTCAGCCCGGTGCTTAAAACTTAAAAGGCAGTGGAATACGGTTTAATTCCTCCCAACTTAAATCGTTTAGATGTTTGGATTGATAAAAATGGACAAATTTCAGAACAAGGAAGAGGTCAAACCAACGAAACATGCGGATAATATAGTTTTCTCGTGAATTCACATTGGCGTTTATTTCTTCCAGGTTTTTTTTCCATGCTATACTATTTAAAAATTCCCGGATGGTTGGATCAAGGGTTTCGAAATCCATGCCTAAATCCTCATTTTTTACAGCAAATTGAAGGGAGAGGTAGTTCCAGGTTGACTTCAAAAGTTCAAAAAGCAGGGGGTTGTAAAAGAGGATCTCCTTGGATTCTAAATACTTACCAATAGCTTTTCCTGTACCAAAGGGAACCCGATGACTTGGCCGTGGCGATGGAATTACACTGGTAGAGTTGATTTCTAAAAAGTTTCCCAATGGAATAATTTTATTGAGAAAATAAAAATCTTCACCAGCTTTTCTTTTATTCATTCCTCCTTGCTTTCGATAAATATCAGATCTAACAGCCATTGCCGATCCTATGGTTTGAAACGCAAAGGGATGTCCGGCCCATCGTAATCCGGCGATATAATACCTTAGGAATTGCTCGTACAAGAATATTCCTCTATAAACTTCTTGTTCAAATTCCTCCCCGTAAATTGGATGCTTAAATTCAATGGATGCTCCGGTCCAGTTTGGATGTAAGGTAAAAGCCTCTTCCAAAGCTATTAAATAATTGGGTTGCACCGTACAATCGGCATCTAAACATACGATGGGTTGATTGCTAAGATTCGATTTTTCAAGCCTTTCACAAACCCAATCCATTCCAATTTTTCGGGCTAATCCAACTCCGGCTTGTTTAGCCGGTAAATTGAATGCAGGAATTATTTCCCATTGAATCCATTTGCTTTCCTCTATTTGGGACAAGTCATGAAGTTTGTTTAAAGTTATACGATTGCGCTCCTGAACCGCAAATTCTTCTCCTTCTCCATGATTGATTACCCAAACTACTTCAACCTCAACTTCGGGTTTTTCGCAAGTAACCAGACTCATCCAAGTACGCTCCGGATAGGGTTCATCGTAGCATGGGATGACAATACTTAACTTTTTTAATTTATTTTTCATCAGCATCACAAAGTAACTGCAATACCTTCGCACTGTGAAAAAACCTTGGGAAATTTCTATACTCGATTTTACCTATGAGCTTCCTGCTGATCGAATTGCGCAGTTTCCGCTCGAAGAACGCGATCAATCCAAACTGTTATTCTATCAAGGGGAAGATATACAATCGTATCAATTTGACAAGTTGCCTGATTTGTTACCTGCGAATTCATTGGTAGTTGTCAATTCTACCAAAGTAGTCAAAGCCAGACTAATATTTAAGAATGAAAACGGAGGTAAAATTGAATTGTTTTGCCTTGAACCGGCTGAAAGTCTTCCATCTTTTGCACTCAACCAAACCGGAACATCTACCTGGAAAACAATGGTTGGTGGATTGAAAAAATGGAAACAGGATTATCTTCATTGCCCTATTCCAGGTTATCCGAATTCAATATTAAGAGCTAAGCTACAATCTTTTTCAGGAAATTTGGCAGAGGTTGAATTTTCGTGGGAACCAGGTCGTCTTACCTTTTCTGAAGTATTGGAAAACTTAGGAAATGTTCCCCTACCTCCTTATATGAAAAGGGAAGTGGAAAAATCGGATGAAGATCGGTATCAAACAACTTATAATAAGTACCCCGGTTCTGTTGCTGCCCCAACTGCCGGTTTGCATTTTACTCCACAGGTTTTAGAAAGAATTAAAGACCTGGGGCATCAAATGAATGAAGTTTGTTTACATGTTGGGGCTGGAACCTTTGCTCCGGTTAAAAGCAAAACCATGAAAGACCATCCCATGCATGCGGAATGGTTGGATGTAAGCATGGATTTTTTACTTGGTTTGAAAAAACATATTGGAAATCCGGTCATAGCTGTAGGTACTACATCGTTAAGAACCCTGGAATCGCTTTACTGGATTGGAGTTAAACTGAGCTTAGGTGAAAATTTATATGGTTCAGATTTTTTATTAAGCCAATGGGAGCCTTATGAACTTCCATCCTCCATTTCTCTGCAAGAGTCCCTCTCTGTTTTGATAAATTATCTTAAAAACACCGGGGAAAAAAAGTTGATCGGACAAACTCAAATTTTGATTGTTCCCGGATATGAATATAAAGTAGTGAATGGACTAGTGACCAATTTTCATCAACCCAATAGTACCTTGCTTTTGCTGATTGCATCTTTTGTTGGGGAAAAGTGGTCGGAAATTTACCAATATGCCCTTGCCCATCAATATCGTTTTTTAAGTTATGGAGACAGTTCATTCTTGTTAAATCGTACTTCTTCCATTGCCATGTAGTCTTTTTTTGTTCCTTTGCCATTCCATGAGCCTATTTAGAGTTATCCTGCTTCTAATTTTTGGTTGGTATATGCTGGCCATTTTTGGTAGGTATTTATTTCCTATGCTGTTACGTTATTTGATCAATTTTACTTCTGAAAAGTACGTCAAGAGTGAATTAGAAAGATTGAGGGACGAGGCAAACCAAAAACAAGGCCAGGTAGTTGTCAAGAAAAATAAAGATAAAACGTATCATTCAAAATCAGATAATGACGATGATTACGTCGATTTTGAAGAAATCAAATAATGCAGAAACCACTTAACATGAATATTAAAAAGTATCTTCCTTACGTATTAATTATTGCCGGATTTGCCATTTTGTCTCTTGGCTTTTTCTTTCCCTTGCTTCAGGGTAAAGCACTGATGCAACAAGATATCAATAATTTTAAGGGAATGAGCCAGGAAATTAAGCAGTTTAGAGAAACCTTTCACGAAGAGCCGCTTTGGACTAATTCGATGTTTGGTGGTATGCCGGCCTACCAAATCTCAACAGCTTATCCTTCCAATTGGATAGCAGGTATCAATAAGGCCTTTCTTTCTATTTTGCCTCATCCGGCAAATTACTTATTCCTTTTAATGCTAGGTTTCTTTCTAACCGGTTTGATGATTGGCGCTAATGCCTGGATTTCTGCTGCTTTGGCCGTAGGTTTTGCTTTTTCTTCTTATTCCTTAATCGTTATTGAAGCCGGACACAATTCCAAAGTTCATGCGATTGCCTATTTTGCTCCTGTTATTGGTGCTGTTATTCTAACATTTAGAGGCCGATATGTTTTGGGTGCTGTTTTAACTGCTTTGTTCCTTTCCCTTGAAATCTCAACAAACCACCTTCAAATCACCTATTACCTAATGCTTACCCTGTTGGTTTTTGGTATAGGTAAATTGATTGAAATGAGTATTCAAGGAAAAATTGCAGAGTTCCTTAAGTCTTCATTCGTATTAATCCCGGCAGTTGTTATTGCTGTATTGCCCAATCTTACAAGCTTAATGGCAACCTATGAATACGGACAATATACCATGCGAGGTAAAAGTGAACTAAAGCAGGTTGCAGCCCAATCTTCCGGACTTAATAAGGACTATGCTTTAGGATGGAGTTATGGTGTTGCTGAGACCGGTACCATTCTTATACCCAATTTCAATGGAGGAGCCTCTCAACAAGAAGTTGGTGCAAAATCTGAAATTGCCAATGCCTTGAAAGAAAATGGTGTAGGTCCCGGTCAAATCAAACAATTTATTAAAGCGGTACCAACCTATTGGGGCGATCAACCTTTTACTTCCGGCCCGGTTTACCTGGGTGCATCTATTGTATTTCTATTTGTTCTGGGCTTGTTTGCCTTAGGTGGTGCCGACCGCTGGTGGATTCTCATCGCTACCTTGCTTTCCATTGCACTCTCTTGGGGTAAAAACTGGCCTGTATTTACCGATTTCTTTTTCGATCATTTTCCGGGTTATAACAAGTTTAGAGCGGTTTCCATGACTTTGGTTATTGCTCAGGTAATGTTTCCATTTCTGGCACTTTTAATTGTAAAAAGAATAGTGGAGTCCAAACAAAGCTTTGGTGAGTGGAAAAAATACTTGCTTTGGTCACTTTACATAACCGGTGGAATTTGCTTGGTATTTATCCTGCTTCCGGGTGCCTTTTTTGATTTCGAAGTTGATTCCGATAACCAATTGCGTCAGTCGTTTCCGGAGTGGTTTATGACGGCACTAATTGCTGAAAGGGAAAGTATGTTGAGAATGGATGCCCTACGTTCCCTCGTTTTTATTGGACTTAGCTTTGGACTGATTTGGTTTTTCCTACAAAAGAAAATTAATGAAACCATCCTTTTAGCCGGTTTAGCCTTGGTGTTTTTAATCGATTTGGGAGGTGTAGATAAACGCTACATCGGAAGTGAAAACTTTGTTAGTAAATCCAAAGTTGACAAGCCTTTTCAACCCACAGAAGCCGATGAGAGAATTCTGCAAGACAAGGATCCAAACTTCCGTGTTCTTAACTTGGCTGTTAATACCTTCAACGATGCCAGCACCAGCTATTACCATAAAAGTATTGGTGGTTACCATGGCGCTAAACTAAAACGCTATCAGGAGTTGATTGATTCTTGCTTGAGTAAAAGCAACCTGGCTGTAATTAATATGTTGAATACCAAGTATGTTATTATCCGCGATAATAAATCAGGTCAACTTATTCCCCAACGAAATCCTCAGGCATGTGGAAATGCCTGGTTTGTTTCCAATGTTCAGTTGGTACCGGATGCCGATTCTGAAATTAAGGCCTTAAACGATTCTTTTGCCCCTCTTAAAACTGCTATTGTAAATGAAAAGTTCAAAGAAATGATTGGAACAGTGCCAACCGGTATTGATTCTACTGCCTCCATTAAACTAACTAACTACAAGCCCAATGACCTTAGTTATGAATACGTTTCTTCTAAAGAACAAGTAGCCGTTTTCTCTGAAATTTATTACGAAAAAGGTTGGAATGCTTATGTGGATGGACAATTGACACCACATTTCCAAACCGATTATGTTTTGCGTGGTATGAAGTTACCTGCCGGAAAACATACTGTTGAATTTAAGTTTGAACCTAAAGTATATCAAACAGGTGAGAAAATTTCATTGGCTGGAAGTGTTGTTTTGTTGTTGTTGGTGGCCGGTGGCATTTTTATGGAGGTTAAAAAGTCAGGTGGAATAAATAGCAATGACCAAGCTTAGTGTAAACATCAATAAAATTGCAACGCTTCGAAATGCTCGTGGTGGCAATGTGCCCAATGTGCTTAAGGCTGCAATGGATATTGAACGGTTTGGTGCTCAGGGAATAACTGTTCATCCACGACCGGATGAACGCCATATCCGTTACCAGGATGTGAGGGATCTCAAGTCAGCTATTCGAACCGAATTAAATGTGGAAGGTTATCCAACCGATTCATTTATTCAATTGGTATTGGAAGTGCAACCTGCTCAGGTTACCTTGGTGCCAGATCCTCCCGATGTTCTTACTTCCAATGCAGGATGGAATACCCGAAAGGAATCCGCTTTTTTACGAGAGATAATCGAAACCTTTAAATCCAAAGGTATCCGAACTTCGCTTTTTATGGATCCGGTGCCCGAGTTAATTGAATTGGCCTCGCAAACCGGTACCGATCGAATTGAATTATACACCGAAAGTTTTGCCGCTAATTACAGCCGTAACAAGGAATTGGCCATTGAACCTTATCGACATTCAGCCATCTTAGCCAATAAATTAGGATTGGGGCTTAATGCAGGACACGATTTATCGCTCGAAAATTTGGCCTATTTCTACCAAAATATACCGGGGTTGTTGGAAGTTTCCATTGGTCATGCTCTGATCTCCGACGCCTTGTATTTTGGATTGGAAAACACAGTTCAACTCTACCTAAGACAACTGCAGAATTAATGTTGTTAATGCCCATTTCTGAATAAAATTCAGTTTTTTTTCGAATTAACCGGAAGCTTGTTAAGCAAAGGGTAGGGTGTTTTTGCAATTGCTTTCTACCTTGCAAAGAAGGTAGGGCTTGCACCTCGGGCAACGA containing:
- a CDS encoding YfhO family protein gives rise to the protein MQKPLNMNIKKYLPYVLIIAGFAILSLGFFFPLLQGKALMQQDINNFKGMSQEIKQFRETFHEEPLWTNSMFGGMPAYQISTAYPSNWIAGINKAFLSILPHPANYLFLLMLGFFLTGLMIGANAWISAALAVGFAFSSYSLIVIEAGHNSKVHAIAYFAPVIGAVILTFRGRYVLGAVLTALFLSLEISTNHLQITYYLMLTLLVFGIGKLIEMSIQGKIAEFLKSSFVLIPAVVIAVLPNLTSLMATYEYGQYTMRGKSELKQVAAQSSGLNKDYALGWSYGVAETGTILIPNFNGGASQQEVGAKSEIANALKENGVGPGQIKQFIKAVPTYWGDQPFTSGPVYLGASIVFLFVLGLFALGGADRWWILIATLLSIALSWGKNWPVFTDFFFDHFPGYNKFRAVSMTLVIAQVMFPFLALLIVKRIVESKQSFGEWKKYLLWSLYITGGICLVFILLPGAFFDFEVDSDNQLRQSFPEWFMTALIAERESMLRMDALRSLVFIGLSFGLIWFFLQKKINETILLAGLALVFLIDLGGVDKRYIGSENFVSKSKVDKPFQPTEADERILQDKDPNFRVLNLAVNTFNDASTSYYHKSIGGYHGAKLKRYQELIDSCLSKSNLAVINMLNTKYVIIRDNKSGQLIPQRNPQACGNAWFVSNVQLVPDADSEIKALNDSFAPLKTAIVNEKFKEMIGTVPTGIDSTASIKLTNYKPNDLSYEYVSSKEQVAVFSEIYYEKGWNAYVDGQLTPHFQTDYVLRGMKLPAGKHTVEFKFEPKVYQTGEKISLAGSVVLLLLVAGGIFMEVKKSGGINSNDQA
- a CDS encoding HAMP domain-containing histidine kinase, whose amino-acid sequence is MRIRTRITLQFSIIVSIILIIFSIIIYTLLGNFRREEFRGRLKDKALNSVKLLSDVDEISSELLQILDKNAVNPMPKERVFIYDLNKNLVYCSLENESDFVPGSILDRIVEKEELYLEFPDKEMVGFTFQGKYNQFIAVASAVDRFGYSKLYYLRTILVLGVFFSILLIILVGLFFSRQTLQPISNIVTQIDAITASNLNLRVNEGNTKDEIAQLAIKFNKMLERLDAAFEVQRSFVSHASHELRTPLTALTGQIEVNLMSPKINDEGKTILNSLLQEIKQLNKLSNGLLDLAQANLDLTEIEFHHLRLDELVGYARAELLKRNPNYSVILHFAEFPEENWLMALGNEHLLKSAILNVLENACKYSENNTAHLDISFSSRLILMTITDNGMGISEEDLKHLYLPFFRSRNVKNKSGHGIGLPLTKKIMEIHKGKIVVHSKLGEGTKVELSIPHL
- a CDS encoding pyridoxine 5'-phosphate synthase yields the protein MTKLSVNINKIATLRNARGGNVPNVLKAAMDIERFGAQGITVHPRPDERHIRYQDVRDLKSAIRTELNVEGYPTDSFIQLVLEVQPAQVTLVPDPPDVLTSNAGWNTRKESAFLREIIETFKSKGIRTSLFMDPVPELIELASQTGTDRIELYTESFAANYSRNKELAIEPYRHSAILANKLGLGLNAGHDLSLENLAYFYQNIPGLLEVSIGHALISDALYFGLENTVQLYLRQLQN
- a CDS encoding response regulator transcription factor; translated protein: MKVLIVEDEQKVADFIAKGLEVHSFNTSIAFDGQIGLRLAETETFDLIILDINLPVINGFEVCKRIRSEGIKTPILMLTALGTTKDKILGFDYGADDYLVKPFEFDELLARVKALIKRSSSNSFQESILRIADLELDNRTKEVKRNGKLIELTHKEFMLLEYLMRNKGIVLSRSDIAEKIWDISFDTGTNIIDLYIFYLRKKIDKDFEPKLIHTQVGMGYVLKEKL
- a CDS encoding S-adenosylmethionine:tRNA ribosyltransferase-isomerase translates to MKKPWEISILDFTYELPADRIAQFPLEERDQSKLLFYQGEDIQSYQFDKLPDLLPANSLVVVNSTKVVKARLIFKNENGGKIELFCLEPAESLPSFALNQTGTSTWKTMVGGLKKWKQDYLHCPIPGYPNSILRAKLQSFSGNLAEVEFSWEPGRLTFSEVLENLGNVPLPPYMKREVEKSDEDRYQTTYNKYPGSVAAPTAGLHFTPQVLERIKDLGHQMNEVCLHVGAGTFAPVKSKTMKDHPMHAEWLDVSMDFLLGLKKHIGNPVIAVGTTSLRTLESLYWIGVKLSLGENLYGSDFLLSQWEPYELPSSISLQESLSVLINYLKNTGEKKLIGQTQILIVPGYEYKVVNGLVTNFHQPNSTLLLLIASFVGEKWSEIYQYALAHQYRFLSYGDSSFLLNRTSSIAM
- a CDS encoding glycoside hydrolase; translation: MKTRPSNILKCQLTVWTWILALSIVHPGSSLAQSKINWLFKNHRDGYPMFRIPTMLSLPNGIILAFCEGRQSLMDHGNIDLVMKSSSDSGKTWSKLHVVWDQQNHTCGNPVPVFEAQTQTLFLIATLDNDSVFVLSSTDFGNSWNQPRNITAMVKPSNWEWYATGPVHGIQLQRSVWAGRLVVPCNHTVRGSSIHQSHAIFSDDQGKTWSRSENVPDQKTDECTLAECSNGELYLNMRNSDRRLPNRKVCYSKDGGSHWTNGAFDSVLVEPICQGSVLSLTDHQMVFSNPYHRSKRKNLTLSFSRDNGQTWYKRIPVFHGKAAYSDLIQLNHSQLLICFETGKFLPYGGIVFTTISY